In Kitasatospora sp. NA04385, a single genomic region encodes these proteins:
- a CDS encoding S-methyl-5'-thioadenosine phosphorylase gives MTLPLLPPSPDRGHPVAPHPLPTAELGVIGGSGLYALLDEVVEVRVETPYGPPSDAVFVGEVAGRRVAFLPRHGRGHRLPPHRINYRANLWALHALGVRQVLGPCAVGGLRPEYGPGTLLVPDQFVDRTSGRVQTYYDGRILPDGSVPEVVHVSMADPYCPRGRAAVLAAARGLAWEAVDGGTLVVIEGPRFSTRAESRWFTASGWSAVGMTGHPEAVLARELGLCYTSLALVTDLDAGVESGEGVTHAEVLDVFARNVDRLRTVLFKALESLPATRDCTCSHALDDLETGLPGV, from the coding sequence ATGACTCTTCCTCTTCTTCCTCCTTCCCCTGACCGCGGACACCCGGTCGCTCCTCACCCCCTTCCGACCGCCGAGCTCGGTGTGATCGGGGGGTCGGGTCTGTACGCCCTGCTCGACGAGGTGGTGGAGGTGCGGGTGGAGACTCCGTACGGGCCGCCGTCGGATGCGGTGTTCGTGGGGGAGGTGGCGGGGCGGCGGGTGGCTTTCCTGCCGCGTCACGGGCGGGGGCACCGGTTGCCGCCGCACCGGATCAACTACCGGGCCAATCTGTGGGCTCTGCACGCGCTGGGTGTGCGGCAGGTGCTGGGGCCGTGTGCGGTGGGCGGGCTGCGTCCCGAGTACGGGCCGGGGACGCTGCTGGTGCCCGACCAGTTCGTGGACCGGACTTCGGGGCGGGTGCAGACGTACTACGACGGGCGGATCCTGCCGGACGGGTCGGTGCCCGAGGTGGTGCACGTCTCTATGGCCGACCCGTACTGCCCCCGGGGGCGCGCTGCGGTGCTGGCCGCCGCCCGGGGCCTGGCGTGGGAGGCGGTGGACGGCGGGACGCTGGTGGTGATCGAGGGTCCGCGCTTCTCCACCCGGGCGGAGTCGCGCTGGTTCACCGCCAGCGGCTGGTCCGCGGTCGGGATGACCGGCCACCCCGAGGCCGTCCTGGCCCGTGAACTGGGCCTGTGCTACACCTCCCTGGCCCTGGTCACCGACCTCGACGCGGGCGTGGAGAGCGGCGAGGGCGTCACCCACGCCGAGGTGCTGGACGTCTTCGCCCGCAACGTCGACCGCCTGCGCACCGTCCTGTTCAAGGCCCTGGAATCACTGCCCGCCACCCGCGACTGCACCTGCTCCCACGCCCTGGACGACCTGGAGACCGGCCTGCCCGGCGTCTGA
- a CDS encoding PRC-barrel domain containing protein, translated as MARGIWDYESAEGYNAGDDLTGYRVEASDGRIGKVDKHSEEVGQAHLVVDTGPWIFGRTVLVPAGTINRIDHDDRSVWLDRSMEDVRNSPEFDPDAHGDSSDYHQALGAYYFGTA; from the coding sequence GTGGCCAGAGGCATTTGGGATTACGAGAGCGCCGAGGGGTACAACGCGGGCGACGATCTGACGGGATACCGGGTGGAGGCCTCGGACGGCCGCATCGGCAAGGTCGACAAGCACAGCGAGGAGGTCGGCCAGGCCCACCTCGTGGTCGACACCGGCCCGTGGATCTTCGGCCGCACGGTGCTCGTCCCCGCGGGCACCATCAACCGGATCGACCACGACGACAGGTCCGTCTGGCTGGACCGCAGCATGGAGGACGTCCGGAACTCGCCCGAGTTCGACCCCGACGCCCACGGCGACAGCTCCGACTACCACCAGGCCCTCGGCGCCTACTACTTCGGCACCGCGTGA
- a CDS encoding MFS transporter produces MALAGLSAVFLFEMLDNSILNVALPTIGRELSASTTLLQWVTGGYAVVFGALMLAFGALADRVGRRRVMLVGLVLLGAAGLATAFVTTAEQLIAVRAAMGVAAAMTTPGSLALAFRLFDEEGLRVRAMTLVSTVGLVGLAIGPTAGGFVLGFAPWQVLLLANVPVAALAFLCIRRGIPADRADELHRDPLDVGGALLGTAALVLALTAPTLFVDAGVASPLPWLTAAAAVAVAVLFVVRARAARRPLLDLALLARPLVASGLAFKGASGLAVAGLGYLVTLQLQLDWGWTPAQAAVGLLPQVVVLIAGGVFIGPLVARVGLDAAARLSAAAVVCGLAVYGLLGRFGYGWVALALVLVAAGMRVVGVVAGTNVMRGLPAERTTIGAALVDTAGEVATGVGIAVGGTIVAALFTGDVATSPWSADQHAQFREALTAAGLALTLLAAALVGWGLVRARRASR; encoded by the coding sequence GTGGCCCTCGCCGGGTTGTCGGCGGTGTTCCTGTTCGAGATGCTCGACAACTCGATCCTCAACGTGGCCCTGCCGACCATCGGCCGCGAGCTGTCGGCGTCGACGACGCTGCTGCAGTGGGTCACGGGCGGGTACGCCGTCGTGTTCGGCGCGCTGATGCTCGCCTTCGGGGCGCTGGCGGACCGGGTCGGCCGCCGCAGGGTCATGCTGGTCGGATTGGTGCTGCTGGGCGCGGCCGGTCTGGCGACCGCGTTCGTCACCACGGCGGAGCAGTTGATCGCGGTGCGGGCGGCGATGGGTGTCGCGGCCGCGATGACGACGCCGGGCTCCCTCGCCCTGGCCTTCCGGCTGTTCGACGAGGAGGGGCTCCGCGTCCGGGCGATGACGCTCGTGTCGACGGTGGGCCTGGTCGGGCTCGCGATCGGCCCCACGGCCGGTGGCTTCGTGCTGGGATTCGCTCCGTGGCAGGTGCTGCTGCTGGCGAACGTGCCGGTCGCCGCGCTCGCGTTCCTCTGCATCCGCCGCGGCATCCCCGCCGACCGGGCGGACGAGCTGCACCGCGATCCCCTCGACGTCGGGGGCGCGCTGCTCGGCACGGCCGCGCTGGTGCTCGCGCTGACCGCGCCGACGCTGTTCGTCGACGCGGGCGTCGCGTCGCCCCTGCCGTGGCTGACGGCGGCGGCGGCCGTCGCGGTGGCCGTGCTGTTCGTCGTCCGGGCCCGCGCCGCCCGCCGTCCGCTGCTCGACCTCGCGCTGCTCGCGCGCCCCCTGGTGGCGAGCGGGCTGGCGTTCAAGGGCGCTTCGGGACTCGCGGTCGCGGGTCTCGGCTACCTGGTGACCTTGCAGCTCCAGCTCGACTGGGGCTGGACGCCCGCCCAGGCGGCCGTGGGCCTGCTGCCCCAGGTCGTGGTGCTGATCGCGGGCGGTGTGTTCATCGGCCCGCTGGTGGCGCGGGTGGGCCTCGACGCGGCCGCCCGGCTCAGCGCCGCGGCGGTCGTGTGCGGGCTCGCCGTCTACGGGCTGCTGGGCCGGTTCGGGTACGGGTGGGTGGCCCTGGCGCTCGTGCTGGTCGCCGCCGGGATGCGCGTGGTGGGCGTCGTGGCCGGGACCAACGTCATGCGCGGCCTCCCGGCGGAGCGGACCACCATCGGAGCGGCGCTGGTGGACACCGCCGGCGAAGTCGCCACGGGAGTCGGCATCGCCGTCGGCGGGACCATCGTCGCGGCCCTCTTCACCGGCGACGTCGCCACCTCGCCCTGGAGCGCCGACCAGCACGCACAGTTCCGCGAAGCGCTCACCGCGGCCGGCCTCGCGCTCACGCTCCTGGCCGCGGCACTGGTGGGCTGGGGCCTGGTCCGCGCCCGCCGGGCGAGCCGCTGA
- a CDS encoding GNAT family N-acetyltransferase, whose amino-acid sequence MLDHTPLTGAHARLEPLDHRHHDGLCEAVRDGELWNLGVTLVPHPDDVRAFIDEAHAARAAGAHLAYATVDLATGGIAGSTRFLAINEPYRRLEIGFTFLGRSWQRTALNTEAKLLMLTHAFEDLGMNRVEFLTDVLNDTSRAAIARLGAVQEGVLRQHMVMRDGRVRDSVLFSVVRPDWPAVKRTLTDRLARATPA is encoded by the coding sequence ATGCTCGACCACACACCGCTCACCGGCGCGCATGCGAGGCTGGAGCCGCTCGACCACCGGCACCACGACGGCCTGTGCGAAGCCGTCCGGGACGGCGAGTTGTGGAACCTCGGGGTGACGCTCGTCCCGCATCCCGACGACGTCCGGGCGTTCATCGACGAGGCCCACGCCGCCCGCGCGGCGGGTGCCCACCTCGCGTACGCCACCGTCGACCTCGCCACCGGCGGGATCGCCGGGTCCACCCGGTTCCTCGCCATCAACGAGCCCTACCGGCGGCTGGAGATCGGGTTCACCTTCCTCGGCCGGTCCTGGCAGCGCACCGCGCTCAACACCGAGGCGAAGCTGCTGATGCTGACCCACGCGTTCGAGGACCTGGGCATGAACCGGGTGGAGTTCCTGACCGACGTGCTCAACGACACCTCCCGCGCCGCCATAGCCCGGCTCGGCGCGGTCCAGGAGGGCGTCCTGCGCCAGCACATGGTGATGCGCGACGGCCGGGTGCGCGACTCGGTGCTGTTCAGCGTCGTCCGCCCGGACTGGCCCGCGGTGAAGCGGACGCTCACGGACCGCCTGGCGCGGGCCACGCCCGCGTAG
- a CDS encoding sensor histidine kinase, whose protein sequence is MTTDPTGTARPVAVVRRLAHRCADLSARRPWLPDAALGAGLTAFDVLTLLARHPAPGAAGTVLWGAQTVPLLWRRHRPVAVLAAMTAAFVLFTATDPVPGKTPGPYLLVLGVYAAARYAPATRSAPATALALATAVATDLLCGRALPAHLGSVEPISATTYAVFLTTAWFLGRGRRRIGAQAGRLRLLNARLRAERETNARQAVLTERARIARDLHDVVAHHISAIALQARATGEALAEERAAPGDGRPGVERIARTADTALVEMRRILGLLAPVDGTDDLAPEPSLADLHRLASVLEAAGCRVTAAVDDDLGAPGALPAAARLSAYRIAREALTNALKHAGPTWVRIEVRRSGDTLTLLVENGPAPSGHRPVPGSGRGLLGIRERVAAFDGTLHAGPRDGGGWRLSAALPLRSEPEPPPDLPSGDLDPAAGAMT, encoded by the coding sequence ATGACAACCGACCCGACCGGCACCGCCCGCCCCGTGGCCGTGGTGCGCCGCCTCGCCCACCGGTGCGCCGACCTGTCGGCCCGGCGGCCCTGGCTGCCCGACGCGGCGCTCGGCGCCGGCCTGACCGCCTTCGACGTGCTCACCCTGCTGGCCCGCCACCCCGCGCCGGGCGCGGCCGGCACCGTGCTGTGGGGCGCGCAGACCGTGCCGCTGCTGTGGCGCCGCCACCGGCCGGTGGCCGTCCTGGCCGCGATGACCGCCGCCTTCGTGCTGTTCACCGCGACGGACCCGGTGCCGGGCAAGACACCCGGCCCCTACCTGCTCGTCCTCGGGGTGTACGCCGCCGCCCGGTACGCGCCCGCCACGCGCAGCGCGCCCGCCACGGCGCTCGCGCTGGCCACCGCCGTCGCCACCGACCTGCTCTGCGGACGCGCCCTGCCCGCACACCTCGGCTCCGTCGAACCGATCAGCGCCACCACGTACGCGGTCTTCCTCACCACCGCCTGGTTCCTGGGCCGGGGACGACGACGGATCGGCGCCCAGGCCGGACGGCTGCGCCTGCTCAACGCCCGGCTGCGCGCCGAGCGGGAGACCAACGCCCGGCAGGCCGTCCTCACCGAACGGGCCCGGATCGCCCGCGACCTGCACGACGTCGTCGCCCACCACATCAGCGCGATCGCCCTGCAGGCCCGGGCCACCGGCGAGGCGCTCGCCGAGGAGAGGGCCGCCCCGGGCGACGGACGGCCCGGCGTCGAGCGGATCGCCCGGACCGCGGACACCGCCCTGGTCGAGATGCGGCGCATCCTCGGGCTGCTGGCCCCCGTGGACGGCACCGACGACCTCGCACCGGAGCCGTCCCTGGCCGACCTGCACCGGCTGGCGTCCGTGCTGGAGGCCGCGGGCTGCCGGGTGACCGCTGCGGTGGACGACGACCTGGGCGCGCCCGGCGCACTCCCGGCGGCGGCCCGGCTGTCCGCCTACCGCATCGCCCGCGAAGCGCTGACCAACGCGCTCAAGCACGCCGGTCCCACCTGGGTGCGGATCGAGGTCCGCCGGAGCGGCGACACGCTGACCCTCCTGGTCGAGAACGGCCCCGCCCCCTCCGGCCACCGGCCCGTGCCGGGCTCCGGACGGGGCCTGCTCGGCATCCGCGAACGGGTCGCCGCGTTCGACGGGACGCTGCACGCGGGCCCGCGCGACGGCGGCGGGTGGCGCCTGTCCGCCGCCCTGCCCCTGCGGTCCGAGCCCGAACCGCCCCCCGACCTGCCGTCGGGGGACTTGGACCCGGCCGCGGGAGCGATGACATGA
- a CDS encoding response regulator transcription factor → MTPLTVLVVDDQEMVREALRAVVGRREDLRTIGTAGDGEQAVELAFALRPDVVLMDVRMPGTTGVEATRRILTHWPHPDHPAPRVLVLTTFDHDEYVHAALRAGATGFLLKNSHPDELARAIRAVAGGEPALAPSVTRRLIGTVTALPAALLTGAPRIRDARERALEALTERELEVLLLVARGRSNAQIADDLALTEGTVKSRVNRILTRLGLDNRVQAAILAHEAGLLGLRSDRVGPDAERHGQ, encoded by the coding sequence ATGACCCCCCTCACCGTGCTGGTGGTGGACGACCAGGAGATGGTGCGCGAGGCGCTGCGCGCAGTCGTCGGACGCCGCGAGGACCTGCGGACGATCGGCACCGCCGGTGACGGGGAGCAGGCCGTGGAGCTGGCGTTCGCCCTGCGCCCGGACGTGGTGCTGATGGACGTGCGGATGCCCGGCACGACCGGCGTCGAAGCCACCCGGCGGATCCTCACCCACTGGCCGCACCCCGACCACCCCGCCCCGCGCGTCCTCGTCCTCACCACTTTCGACCACGACGAGTACGTGCACGCCGCCCTGCGCGCCGGAGCCACCGGATTCCTGCTCAAGAACAGCCACCCCGACGAACTGGCCCGGGCGATCCGGGCGGTGGCCGGCGGCGAACCGGCCCTCGCCCCGAGCGTGACCCGCCGCCTCATCGGCACGGTGACCGCACTGCCCGCGGCCCTGCTGACCGGCGCACCGCGCATCCGCGACGCCCGGGAACGCGCCCTGGAGGCGCTCACCGAACGGGAACTGGAGGTCCTGCTCCTGGTCGCCCGCGGCCGCTCCAACGCCCAGATCGCGGACGACCTCGCCCTCACCGAAGGCACCGTCAAGAGCCGGGTCAACCGCATCCTCACCCGCCTCGGCCTGGACAACCGCGTCCAGGCCGCGATCCTCGCCCACGAAGCAGGCCTCCTCGGCCTCCGCTCCGACCGGGTCGGGCCGGACGCCGAGAGGCACGGACAGTGA
- a CDS encoding GNAT family N-acetyltransferase — protein MDDTMRETNHTLGSGSEAVLARLETYYDAVPRFSATTEEHGPFTLFVRTGQGWHYYGRPALGGPGVFTAEDVERVRARQRELGAPESFEWVHETTPGLRAAVEAAGLEVHEHPLLVLDLDGPVADTAAPEDGPEVRVLAPDDPLLPAAVALPHLAFAESGTLIGAAGPEQLAEAVKNPETEAAATRMADRIAAGRTVLAATIGPDGEPTASGCHQPVGEVSEVVAVATLPALRRQGLARRVTSHLVEDARAAGVRTVFLSASDAAVARIYESVGFRRIATALIAEPPATD, from the coding sequence TTGGACGACACCATGCGCGAAACGAACCACACCCTCGGCTCCGGGTCGGAGGCGGTCCTGGCCCGGCTCGAAACCTATTACGACGCGGTCCCCCGGTTCTCCGCGACGACCGAGGAGCACGGCCCCTTCACCCTGTTCGTCCGCACCGGGCAGGGCTGGCACTACTACGGCAGGCCCGCACTGGGCGGCCCCGGCGTCTTCACCGCCGAGGACGTCGAGCGGGTCCGGGCCCGGCAGCGCGAGCTCGGCGCACCCGAGAGCTTCGAGTGGGTGCACGAGACCACGCCGGGTCTGCGCGCCGCCGTCGAGGCCGCCGGGCTGGAGGTGCACGAGCACCCGCTGCTGGTGCTCGACCTGGACGGTCCGGTGGCCGACACCGCCGCGCCGGAGGACGGCCCCGAGGTACGGGTGCTCGCCCCAGACGACCCGCTGCTGCCGGCCGCCGTCGCGCTGCCGCACCTGGCCTTCGCCGAGTCCGGCACCCTGATCGGCGCGGCCGGACCCGAACAACTCGCCGAGGCGGTGAAGAACCCGGAGACGGAAGCCGCCGCGACCCGGATGGCCGACCGGATAGCCGCCGGGCGCACGGTCCTCGCCGCGACCATCGGTCCGGACGGGGAGCCCACCGCCTCCGGCTGTCACCAGCCGGTCGGCGAGGTCAGCGAGGTCGTCGCGGTGGCCACCCTGCCGGCCCTGCGCCGACAGGGCCTGGCCCGCCGGGTCACCTCGCACCTGGTCGAGGACGCCCGCGCCGCCGGGGTACGGACGGTCTTCCTCTCCGCCAGCGACGCCGCGGTGGCCCGGATATACGAGAGCGTCGGCTTCCGGCGCATAGCCACCGCCCTGATCGCCGAACCGCCCGCCACGGACTGA
- a CDS encoding alpha/beta fold hydrolase codes for MPPDDASPVPADLPLTLSEAGTGRPVLILHGGGGPATVAGLARHLSRTARTLTPVHPGWDGTHRPAGLTGIGDLARAYLHVLRDRGLRDVLVVGSSLGGWIAAEMAVRDDGGRITGLVLIDAVGVRVETEPITDFFALDARGVAEHSWHDPDRHHLDPADVPAEELARRQGNMATMRALAGDPYMHDPELLHRLGSVQVPALLLWGESDRIVTPAYGAAYAAAFGNGRLEVVPEAGHLPQIERPEPVLALIDAHLHRTGNPPHPR; via the coding sequence ATGCCCCCTGACGACGCGTCACCCGTGCCCGCCGACCTGCCCCTCACCCTGTCCGAGGCCGGAACCGGCCGACCGGTCCTCATCCTGCACGGCGGCGGCGGCCCCGCCACCGTCGCCGGCCTCGCCCGGCACCTCTCCCGCACCGCCCGCACCCTCACGCCCGTGCACCCCGGCTGGGACGGCACGCACCGCCCCGCGGGGCTCACCGGCATCGGCGACCTCGCCCGCGCCTACCTGCACGTCCTGCGCGACCGCGGGCTGCGCGACGTCCTCGTCGTCGGCTCCTCGCTCGGGGGCTGGATAGCCGCCGAGATGGCTGTCCGCGACGACGGGGGGCGCATCACCGGCCTCGTCCTGATCGACGCCGTCGGCGTGCGGGTCGAGACGGAACCGATCACCGACTTCTTCGCCCTCGACGCCCGCGGCGTCGCGGAGCACTCCTGGCACGACCCGGACCGCCACCACCTCGACCCCGCCGACGTCCCCGCCGAAGAACTCGCCCGCCGGCAGGGCAACATGGCCACCATGCGCGCCCTCGCCGGCGACCCCTACATGCACGACCCCGAGCTGCTGCACCGGCTCGGGAGCGTCCAGGTGCCCGCCCTCCTGCTCTGGGGCGAGAGCGACCGCATCGTCACCCCCGCCTACGGCGCGGCGTACGCCGCCGCCTTCGGCAACGGCCGGCTCGAAGTCGTCCCCGAAGCCGGCCACCTCCCGCAGATCGAACGGCCGGAACCCGTCCTCGCCCTGATCGACGCCCACCTGCACCGGACGGGCAACCCGCCCCACCCGCGGTGA
- a CDS encoding MarR family winged helix-turn-helix transcriptional regulator: protein MHGELQELGRAVKQAQYRQHRALDSALAAVGTTLAQWDALRAIGRSPGSSARELAAATFQTEQAFGTLVGRLAAQDLVERRPGHGRRIEHHLTPLGGQVLAAGHKVADEVLADCFAALSGADRATLLDLLRRLTAERDA from the coding sequence ATGCATGGTGAGCTGCAAGAACTCGGCAGAGCGGTCAAACAGGCCCAGTACCGACAGCACCGGGCGCTCGACAGCGCCCTCGCGGCCGTCGGCACGACGCTGGCCCAGTGGGACGCCCTGCGGGCGATCGGCCGCTCACCCGGTTCGTCGGCCCGCGAGTTGGCCGCAGCGACGTTCCAGACCGAGCAGGCCTTCGGAACGCTCGTCGGCCGCCTCGCGGCCCAGGACCTCGTGGAGCGCCGACCGGGACACGGCCGACGCATCGAGCACCACCTCACGCCCCTCGGCGGGCAGGTCCTGGCGGCCGGTCACAAGGTCGCCGACGAGGTGCTCGCCGACTGTTTCGCCGCCCTGTCCGGTGCGGACCGCGCGACCCTGCTCGACCTGCTGCGGCGGCTCACCGCGGAACGGGACGCGTAG
- a CDS encoding TlrC/CarA/OleB/SrmB family ABC-F type ribosomal protection protein gives MRTSQLTLHDITKQYGEHVVLDRVHLTVRPGEKVGVVGDNGSGKSTLLRLIARQEYAESGELTVVAPGGTGYLAQTPSLPPGATVQDAVDLALADLRALEAAIRRAETGLAAAETAESGPAQAAYAALIEQYEARGGYAADTRVGIALHGLGLPHLDRTRPLDTLSGGERARLALAATLASAPELLLLDEPTNDLDDQAVGWLEAHLRAHRGTVVAVSHDRVFLERLTTTILEVGAGTVSRYGNGYDGYLTAKAAERRRRLQAYEEWSAEVARNRRLAESNVARLDAIPRKVPLSVFGHGGFRARGRGHGAMVRIRNAKERVERLTDHPVAPPPEPLVLSARIATGPGGRSTAPAARLTGVRVGGRLHLPQLALGPGERLLVTGPNGAGKSTLMRVLAGELRPDTGTVDVPGRVGHLRQQETPWPPGLTVTEAFAAGRGGDPDAHAEALLALGLFAPGDLRLRVGELSYGQRRRIELARLVSDPVDLLLLDEPTNHLAPALVEELEAALADYRGTLVVVTHDRRMRARFTGSHLELREGRVAAVQQSAA, from the coding sequence TTGCGCACGTCACAACTCACCCTCCACGACATCACCAAGCAGTACGGCGAGCACGTCGTCCTCGACCGGGTGCACCTCACCGTCCGGCCCGGCGAGAAGGTCGGCGTCGTCGGCGACAACGGCTCCGGGAAGTCGACGCTGCTCCGGCTGATTGCCCGTCAGGAATACGCCGAAAGCGGCGAGTTGACCGTCGTGGCGCCCGGCGGCACCGGCTACCTGGCGCAGACGCCCAGCCTGCCGCCCGGAGCCACCGTCCAGGACGCCGTCGACCTGGCCCTGGCCGACCTGCGCGCGCTCGAAGCGGCGATCCGCCGGGCCGAAACCGGCCTGGCGGCGGCGGAGACGGCGGAATCCGGCCCCGCGCAGGCGGCCTACGCCGCGCTGATCGAGCAGTACGAGGCCCGGGGCGGCTACGCGGCCGACACCCGGGTGGGCATCGCGCTGCACGGGCTCGGGCTGCCGCACCTGGACCGCACCCGGCCGCTGGACACCCTGTCCGGCGGCGAGCGGGCCCGCCTCGCGCTGGCCGCCACACTGGCCTCGGCGCCCGAACTGCTGCTCCTGGACGAGCCGACCAACGACCTGGACGACCAGGCGGTCGGCTGGCTGGAGGCGCACCTGCGCGCGCACCGGGGGACGGTGGTCGCGGTCAGCCACGACCGGGTGTTCCTGGAACGCCTCACCACCACGATCCTGGAGGTCGGCGCCGGCACGGTCTCCCGCTACGGCAACGGCTACGACGGCTACCTCACCGCGAAGGCGGCCGAACGCCGCCGACGGCTGCAGGCGTACGAGGAGTGGTCCGCCGAGGTCGCCCGCAACCGGCGGCTCGCCGAGTCCAACGTGGCTCGGCTGGACGCCATCCCGCGCAAGGTGCCGCTGAGCGTCTTCGGCCACGGCGGGTTCCGCGCCCGCGGCCGCGGGCACGGCGCGATGGTCCGCATCCGCAACGCCAAGGAACGGGTCGAGCGGCTGACCGACCACCCGGTGGCGCCGCCGCCCGAGCCGCTCGTGCTCAGCGCGCGCATCGCGACCGGCCCGGGCGGCCGGAGCACGGCCCCGGCCGCCCGGCTCACCGGGGTGCGGGTCGGCGGACGGCTCCACCTCCCGCAGCTGGCCCTCGGCCCCGGCGAACGGCTGCTGGTGACCGGCCCCAACGGCGCCGGCAAGAGCACCCTGATGCGCGTCCTGGCGGGCGAGCTCCGACCCGACACCGGCACCGTCGACGTCCCCGGACGGGTGGGGCACCTGCGCCAACAGGAGACGCCCTGGCCGCCCGGCCTCACCGTCACCGAGGCGTTCGCCGCCGGACGGGGCGGCGACCCGGACGCACACGCCGAGGCACTGCTGGCACTCGGCCTGTTCGCCCCGGGCGACCTGCGGCTGCGGGTGGGGGAGCTCTCGTACGGCCAGCGACGGCGGATCGAGCTGGCCCGGCTGGTGAGCGACCCGGTCGACCTGCTGCTCCTCGACGAGCCGACCAACCACCTGGCCCCGGCACTCGTCGAGGAACTGGAGGCGGCACTGGCCGACTACCGGGGCACCCTGGTGGTCGTCACCCACGACCGCCGGATGCGCGCCCGCTTCACCGGCTCGCACCTGGAGCTCCGGGAGGGCCGCGTCGCCGCCGTGCAGCAGTCGGCGGCCTGA
- a CDS encoding CsbD family protein, giving the protein MSTGDKIHNTGDKLKGTVKETVGKAVGNERLEAEGRADKTKGDLKQAGEHVKDAFKG; this is encoded by the coding sequence ATGAGCACGGGTGACAAGATCCACAACACCGGCGACAAGCTCAAGGGCACCGTCAAGGAGACCGTCGGCAAGGCCGTCGGCAACGAGCGCCTCGAGGCCGAGGGCAGGGCCGACAAGACCAAGGGCGACCTCAAGCAGGCCGGCGAGCACGTCAAGGACGCCTTCAAGGGCTGA
- a CDS encoding PRC-barrel domain-containing protein: MVEGLWDYEGAEGYAAGSDLTGYRVEATDGHIGKVDKHTVDVGAGYIVVDTGPWIFGREVLLPAGTVTRVDDAEKTVWVNRTQDEVKNSPEYDKDKHGDDPAYRHQVGGYYGDTAV, from the coding sequence ATGGTCGAGGGACTGTGGGACTACGAGGGTGCCGAGGGCTACGCTGCGGGTTCGGACCTGACGGGGTACCGGGTCGAGGCGACGGACGGGCACATCGGGAAGGTCGACAAGCACACCGTGGACGTCGGCGCGGGCTACATCGTGGTCGACACCGGCCCGTGGATCTTCGGCCGCGAGGTGCTGCTCCCGGCGGGCACCGTCACCCGGGTCGACGACGCGGAGAAGACCGTGTGGGTCAACCGGACCCAGGACGAGGTGAAGAACTCGCCGGAGTACGACAAGGACAAGCACGGCGACGACCCGGCCTACCGCCACCAGGTCGGCGGCTACTACGGCGACACCGCCGTCTGA
- a CDS encoding hydrophobic protein, protein MVPLLLVLLLALILFGAGFALKALWWVAVIVLVIWAVGFVARGTNAGGSRGRWYRW, encoded by the coding sequence ATGGTTCCCCTTCTTCTCGTCCTGCTGCTGGCGCTCATCCTGTTCGGCGCCGGTTTCGCGCTCAAGGCCCTGTGGTGGGTCGCGGTCATCGTGCTGGTGATCTGGGCGGTGGGCTTCGTCGCCCGCGGCACCAACGCCGGTGGCAGCCGCGGCCGTTGGTACCGCTGGTAA
- a CDS encoding STAS domain-containing protein — MSHHHGRASGPADGAGGEGLRITCYSGLASGSHCRARVVRLDGELDRDQLPRLNRALDAAVAGRPGLLVLDLELLTFCDSSGLNAFVRTRRVLAEAGADLVLTAPTAAVARLLEITGTAAVFDVRPSVHAALTTLPRACAGRSADPGDHDPTGARDDR, encoded by the coding sequence ATGTCCCACCACCACGGCCGCGCTTCAGGGCCTGCCGACGGCGCCGGTGGCGAAGGTCTGCGGATCACCTGCTACAGCGGCCTCGCCAGCGGCAGCCACTGCCGTGCCCGGGTCGTCCGGCTGGACGGAGAGCTGGACCGCGACCAGCTCCCGCGCCTGAACCGGGCGCTGGACGCGGCCGTCGCCGGCCGGCCCGGGCTGTTGGTGCTGGACCTGGAGTTGCTGACGTTCTGCGACTCCAGCGGCCTGAACGCCTTCGTCCGCACTCGTCGCGTCCTCGCGGAGGCGGGCGCCGACCTGGTGCTGACCGCGCCGACCGCTGCGGTGGCCAGGCTGCTGGAGATCACCGGCACCGCCGCGGTCTTCGACGTCCGCCCCAGCGTCCACGCCGCCCTCACCACCCTGCCCCGGGCCTGCGCGGGCCGGTCCGCCGACCCCGGGGATCATGATCCGACGGGCGCCCGGGACGACCGGTAG